From a single Arachis hypogaea cultivar Tifrunner chromosome 3, arahy.Tifrunner.gnm2.J5K5, whole genome shotgun sequence genomic region:
- the LOC112791596 gene encoding AT-hook motif nuclear-localized protein 15 produces the protein MANRWWAGNNVAMRATDSISASPSVHLRREQEFLDTPTNNNNTPTNSSNSNTNPNTEEDESRDTGAAAGARGDDNNPADPASGPGSSGKRPRGRPPGSKNKPKPPVVITKESPNALRSHVLEISSGSDVAESIATFANRRHRGVSVLSGSGIVANVTLRQPAAPGGVITLHGRFEILSLNGAFLPAPSPPGATGLTVYLSGGQGQVVGGTVVGSLVASGPVMVIAATFANATYERLPLVEDEQVEEEMQVQQQHSGGVSGGGGGAAAGGGSGGGSSSQGGGLGEGGGSVGMYNLPPNLMHNGQLAAHDVFWGPPPPRPPQPPSF, from the coding sequence ATGGCGAATCGATGGTGGGCTGGGAATAATGTGGCTATGAGGGCAACCGACTCAATCTCAGCGTCCCCATCAGTGCACCTGAGAAGAGAACAGGAGTTCCTGGACACTcccaccaacaacaacaacactccAACAAACAGCAGCAATAGTAACACCAACCCCAACACCGAAGAAGACGAGAGCAGAGACACCGGTGCCGCTGCTGGAGCAAGGGGAGACGACAACAACCCTGCAGACCCGGCAAGCGGACCAGGAAGCAGCGGAAAAAGGCCACGTGGCAGGCCTCCGGGATCTAAGAACAAGCCTAAACCCCCAGTTGTCATTACCAAAGAGAGCCCCAACGCACTCCGCAGCCATGTTCTTGAGATCAGCAGCGGCTCCGACGTCGCTGAGAGCATCGCCACCTTCGCCAACCGCCGCCATCGAGGTGTGTCGGTCCTCAGTGGAAGCGGCATTGTTGCAAACGTCACGCTCCGCCAACCCGCTGCTCCCGGTGGCGTCATCACTCTCCATGGAAGGTTCGAGATACTCTCACTCAACGGCGCTTTCCTGCCCGCTCCTTCTCCTCCCGGGGCCACCGGACTCACCGTTTACCTGTCCGGCGGTCAGGGGCAGGTGGTTGGCGGAACTGTTGTGGGTTCCTTGGTGGCTTCGGGCCCTGTAATGGTGATTGCCGCAACCTTTGCCAATGCTACTTATGAACGGTTACCGCTTGTGGAAGATGAACAAGTTGAAGAAGAAATGCAAGTGCAGCAGCAACATTCAGGAGGAGTGagtggtggcggtggcggtgCTGCTGCTGGTGGTGGCAGTGGAGGAGGTTCTTCTTCTCAAGGGGGTGGTTTGGGTGAGGGTGGTGGTTCTGTGGGGATGTACAATTTGCCACCGAATTTGATGCACAATGGTCAATTGGCGGCACATGATGTTTTCTGGGGACCTCCACCGCCTCGTCCTCCGCAGCCTCCATCTTTCTAA